The Euwallacea similis isolate ESF13 chromosome 18, ESF131.1, whole genome shotgun sequence genome contains a region encoding:
- the ken gene encoding transcription factor Ken isoform X1 has product MSSDEIIEVGGPFPTTKFAMYSGEQDSHGLLTLHYGKHHATIVDEIKTCFASENYADMTFICDDKTALSAHKIIMATASPLVRRILGESVHANGPCVVLLPGIKSCHLKHLLDFLYNGQACVKSSELESIQELFELLQIKSDVWQSSNSEEAKSQSDDGGSSWERDHDPSDAVQIKRETDDDEKEEGEIKDDDDDPAEESSSQDQNNGSPNPVNLSISTKNTDKDETMPELENNAERAEQNNSDSMKIGQTSVKIAPKVHELSQFHHHRMKRKTTYIEPIDLKHQEEYSQIKPPIADPKLISLVQSPDNYVVTPHRKRRPGFHNSPAQNPPFVPFSPSYIEDAGHHTPHRYKNLPPILAAHHPLSLSAPPFLVDRTHTPTPGTHPDTSSAPENVVVKYRPPSADQGLVSETYQSFEHTWGAWSLCQTQVNPPPSNDEPREPPPGYSSNPGGEDSAETSQQATGSKQALPAVQVREYRCEYCGKQFGMSWNLKTHLRVHTGEKPFACRLCVAMFKQKAHLLKHLCSVHRNVISSNDGNSGRFNCCFCPLSFESLPELIRHLSGPHNNLLLSKNMHELK; this is encoded by the exons GTGGTCCCTTCCCAACAACGAAATTCGCCATGTACTCAGGAGAACAAGACTCTCACGGCCTACTAACCCTTCACTACGGCAAACACCATGCTACAATAGTAGACGAAATCAAAACTTGTTTTGCATCAGAGAACTACGCCGACATGACGTTCATTTGCGACGACAAAACCGCCCTCAGCGCCCATAAGATCATCATGGCAACGGCCAGCCCGCTGGTGCGCAGGATTCTTGGCGAGAGCGTACACGCCAACGGACCTTGCGTCGTTTTACTGCCGGGGATTAAGAGCTGCCATCTAAAACATCTGTTGGACTTTTTGTACAATGGACAAGCCTGTGTCAAG tCGAGTGAATTGGAAAGTATACAAGAACTCTTCGAGTTGCTCCAAATCAAGTCGGATGTCTGGCAGTCTTCAAATTCTGAAGAGGCCAAAAGTCAGTCCGACGATGGAGGGAGCAGCTGGGAACGCGACCACGACCCGTCCGACGCCGTCCAAATCAAACGAGAAACAGACGACGATGAAAAGGAAGAAGGTGAAATTAAGGACGACGATGACGACCCCGCGGAAGAATCGTCGTCTCAAGACCAGAACAATGGATCTCCCAACCCTGTGAACTTATCTATTAGTACTAAGAATACCGATAAGGATGAAACTATGCCAGAGCTGGAAAATAACGCTGAG AGGGCGGAACAGAATAACTCTGACTCTATGAAAATAGGTCAAACGTCGGTGAAGATAGCTCCGAAGGTGCATGAGCTGTCCCAGTTCCACCACCACCGCATGAAACGGAAAACCACATATATAGAGCCGATAGATTTGAAGCACCAGGAGGAGTATTCCCAAATCAAGCCGCCCATAGCCGACCCCAAGTTGATATCCCTAGTGCAGAGCCCAGATAATTACGTAGTGACTCCTCACAGGAAAAGACGTCCAGGTTTCCACAACTCACCTGCGCAAAATCCACCTTTCGTCCCCTTCTCTCCGTCATATATAGAAGATGCAGGTCATCACACTCCCCATAGGTACAAGAATCTTCCTCCGATTTTAGCGGCGCATCACCCGCTTTCACTGTCCGCTCCCCCGTTTCTAGTTGATCGAACGCACACTCCTACACCCGGAACTCATCCAGACACTTCTTCTGCCCCTGAAAATGTAGTGGTGAAATATAGACCTCCAAGTGCCGACCAAGGACTGGTGTCGGAAACGTATCAATCGTTCGAGCACACTTGGGGAGCTTGGAGTTTGTGTCAAACCCAAGTGAACCCTCCCCCTAGCAACGATGAGCCTCGTGAGCCTCCTCCCGGGTACTCCTCGAACCCTGGAGGAGAAGACTCTGCGGAGACCTCCCAGCAGGCCACTGGGAGCAAACAGGCTCTGCCTGCCGTCCAAGTGCGCGAATATAGGTGCGAATATTGCGGAAAACAGTTCGGTATGTCTTGGAACTTGAAAACTCATTTGCGTGTTCATACGGGAGAGAAACCGTTCGCTTGTAGACTTTGTGTGGCGATGTTCAAGCAAAAAGCTCATTTGCTAAAACACTTGTGTTCTGTGCATAGGAACGTCATATCTTCCAATGATGGCAACTCTGGACGATTTAATTGCTGTTTTTGTCCTTTGTCGTTCGAGTCTCTGCCCGAACTTATTAGACACTTATCTGGACCTCAcaataatttgcttttaagtaaaaacatgCACGAGCTTAAGTAG
- the Spn27A gene encoding serine protease inhibitor 27A, whose translation MILVSMRIVDGMLLWCFALGSLFATVQAQAFDFQSTLPSNPPQAHEEFADDPYYPALLWSDVFDWKILKVLSRNSSNILFSPISLKLILAILYEASSGSTQKEFEDVLDFNSKETVRERFKEMIDSLHENRSSSNDLIVNTRIFLDVGLRIKDVYAKKLTESYGTALVSANFSNPERTSSDINAWAEKSTRGSVMKLTDPSEVKDMIMLLANVIYFKGMWRYPFPKNETFIGGFYPMPSETTIYIPYMATTNSFYYYESQTLEAKILRLPYQGNKFSMILVLPLAKAGLRNLVEKIDLVTLYQQLHFLDKRVVLASIPKFSFKLKASYVEVFRRLGIQKIFQNTASLTGVAQGNSSILRELVVSDILQSIGVDVDEKGTVALAATAVVIGNKIGTPDATFNATHPFLFFIQDDNSGTILFIGTVQNPLNREA comes from the exons ATGATTTTAGTTTCAATGCGAATTGTTGACGGAATGTTGCTGTGGTGTTTTGCTTTGG GGTCACTGTTTGCCACCGTACAAGCCCAAGCATTCGATTTCCAATCTACACTACCATCCAATCCTCCACAAGCCCATGAAGAATTTGCTGATGACCCATATTATCCAGCCTTGCTGTGGTCAGATGTTTTTGactggaaaattttgaag GTGCTCTCTAGGAATTCTTCCAATATTCTGTTCTCACCTATTAGCTTGAAGCTGATATTGGCAATTTTGTATGAGGCTTCCAGTGGATCGACGCAGAAGGAATTTGAAGATGTGTTGGACTTTAATTCCAAAGAGACTGTACGTGAACGATTTAAAGAAATGATTGACTCCCTGCAT GAAAACCGTTCCAGCTCTAATGACTTGATAGTAAACACTCGGATCTTTCTGGATGTTGGTCTTAGGATCAAGGACGTATACGCTAAGAAACTTACGGAGAGCTATGGAACTGCACTAGTGTCAGCTAATTTCTCAAACCCCGAAAGAACCAGCTCTGACATTAATGCTTGGGCTGAAAAGTCGACTAGAGGGTCTGTGATGAAGTTGACGGACCCTT CCGAAGTCAAAGACATGATAATGCTCCTTGCCAACGTAATTTACTTCAAGGGTATGTGGAGATACCCCTTTCCTAAAAACGAGACTTTCATTGGAGGTTTCTATCCCATGCCATCGGAAACCACGATTTACATCCCTTACATGGCGACCACAAACTCGTTCTACTACTATGAATCTCAGACCCTGGAGGCTAAAATACTGCGATTACCCTACCAG GGCAACAAATTCTCAATGATCTTAGTATTGCCCCTAGCCAAAGCGGGCCTTAGAAACCTTGTGGAGAAAATCGATTTGGTGACTCTCTATCAGCAGTTGCACTTCCTAGATAAGAGAGTAGTGCTGGCTTCAATCCCTAAGTTTTCGTTTAAACTCAAAGCCAGCTATGTCGAAGTCTTCCGAAGG TTAGGGATTCAgaagattttccaaaatactGCAAGCCTGACTGGTGTTGCTCAGGGCAACAGCTCGATTTTGAGAGAGTTGGTAGTGTCAGACATTCTGCAGTCTATAGGTGTCGATGTAGATGAAAAGGGCACTGTAGCTCTTGCTGCCACTG CTGTAGTTATTGGCAACAAAATAGGGACTCCGGATGCAACGTTCAATGCGACCCATCCATTCTTGTTTTTCATTCAAGATGACAACAGTGGAACTATTCTGTTCATTGGGACCGTGCAGAATCCCCTGAACAGAGAAGCGTAA
- the LOC136414834 gene encoding lazarillo protein-like, translating to MGYKISRTMYRVFLLFCSICLCKAQIPSFGFCPDYLPLAHFDMNRFLGKWYEAERYFQFNEIASRCVVTDYAVGPNGKIYVSNEVTNRFTGVKRVIGGNMDLTGKKTEGKLMVKYDTTPISTTSALTILDTDYDTYAVIWSCSGLGPLNTQNAWLMTRERIPDSPTLQKAYGVLDRYKINRSFFVKTDQEGCTIAAADLNAALGIASTSTNVDQTIEGNDSRERGVVNAQPVAEVLLNRNGKTEEKVVASLSAQDGDSNESKSVPALVGDQPAERLEDGTPAVSKEKEKVAVKLGPDAGLTVEKLASSQDSKDPAADGAQPAEKSNTS from the exons ATGGGCTATAAAATCTCTCGAACCATGTACCGAGTGTTTCTGTTATTTTGCTCGATTTGCCTGTGCAAGGCTCAGATTCCCAGTTTCGGGTTCTGTCCTGACTATCTGCCTTTGGCACATTTTGACATGAACCGATTCCTTGGCAAGTGGTACGAGGCTGAAAGATACTTTCAGTTTAACGAAATCGCCTCTAGATGTGTAGTGACTGATTACGCAGTGGGCCCTAACGGAAAAATTTACGTGTCCAATGAAGTTACTAATAGATT TACTGGCGTGAAACGAGTCATTGGGGGTAATATGGATTTAACGGGCAAGAAAACTGAGGGCAAACTCATGGTCAAATACGACACAACCCCCATTTCCACAACGTCTGCCCTGACGATTTTAGACACCGATTATGATACCTACGCAGTGATTTGGAGCTGCAGCGGTTTGGGTCCATTAAATACTC AAAACGCCTGGTTGATGACGAGAGAACGCATCCCAGATTCTCCCACCCTCCAGAAAGCCTACGGCGTCTTGGACAGATACAAGATAAACCGCAGCTTCTTTGTTAAAACCGACCAAGAGGGATGCACCATTGCAGCTGCAGACTTAAACGCAGCTTTAGGAATTGCTTCTACTTCTACAAACGTCGATCAGACCATCGAAGGCAACGATAGCAGGGAGCGAGGTGTCGTTAATGCTCAACCGGTGGCTGAAGTTTTGTTGAACAGAAATGGCAAGACCGAAGAGAAGGTGGTTGCCAGTCTTAGTGCTCAAGATGGAGATAGTAACGAATCGAAGTCGGTGCCCGCCCTGGTGGGGGACCAGCCTGCCGAGCGGCTGGAAGATGGAACTCCTGCAGTTTCCAAAGAGAAGGAGAAAGTAGCTGTAAAATTAGGACCAGATGCAGGATTGACAGTCGAAAAATTGGCCTCTTCCCAAGATTCCAAAGATCCCGCAGCTGATGGAGCTCAACCGGCGGAGAAATCTAACACCAGTTGA
- the dnt gene encoding tyrosine-protein kinase Dnt, translated as MRGLYFLLTLVNLICYLKECSASVNLYLSSQEVQRLLGLPAEMYYIRDDLISTYALNFTLLVPPSVNDLYFTWENTGGQQIPYSIKVKTSNIGAIPKTHLNISSSGYIPSATQTFIVSFPCSGLVDADVHIAIILNITFPNDNTQSLTFSRRKTCLNEDVESYVTLNTLPQFANSSNIFYIAMCCAVLLISLLGILVTVSYIKDKKSRSTESGGSGPTTTTTTTFLAALPRNSVNASSYGSFRRMPSYSLLDDRSKDLQERITELTIQRCRVRLNNIILEGTFGRVYQGSYTNEEGAEETVIIKTVADHASQVQISLLLQEGMAMYSLTHKNILSILRVSIEDHTTPFLLFPFHNNKNLKIFLQKCKVSSEGVHHTLTTQEVVHMALQIIKGMQYLHKKHLLHKDLAARNCVVDDKLNVQVADNALSRDLFPSDYHCLGDNENRPVKWLALESLLHKTFTPASDVWSFGVLLWELTTLAQQPYIEIDPFEMAAYLKDGYRLAQPINCPDELFAVMAYCWAMSSEERPTFTQLHVCLQEFYAQLTKYV; from the exons ATGAGGGGTCTATATTTCCTCCTAACCctagtaaatttaatatgttacTTGAAAGAATGCAGTGCCTctgtaaatttatatttaagcTCTCAGGAAGTACAAAGACTTTTAG GTTTACCAGCAGAAATGTATTATATAAGAGATGATCTGATTAGCACTTATGCTTTAAACTTTACTTTATTGGTTCCTCCATCAGTcaatgatttatattttacatgGGAGAACACTGGAGGTCAACAG ATCCCATAttcaattaaagtaaaaacatCCAATATTGGAGCAATCCCCAAAACTCACCTCAATATCTCCTCATCTGGTTACATCCCCTCTGCAACTCAAACTTTCATTGTCAGCTTCCCATGTTCAGGTCTTGTAGATGCAGATGTGCATATTGCCATAATTCTTAACATCACATTCCCTAATGATAATACCCAGTCCCTAACATTTTCCCGCAGAAAAACCTGTCTCAATGAAGATGTAGAGAGTTATGTTACACTCAACACTTTACCTCAGTTCGCAAATTCATcgaacattttttacatagcAATGTGTTGTGCAGTGTTGCTTATAAGCTTACTAGGAATATTAGTAACTGTAAGTTACATTAAAGATAAGAAAAGCAGGTCCACAGAGAGTGGGGGGAGTGGTCCTACTACCACCACCACCACTACTTTTTTGGCTGCCCTTCCAAGAAACAGTGTCAATGCATCATCTTATGGTAGTTTTAGAAGAATGCCTAGTTATTCTTTGTTAGATGATAGGTCCAAAGATCTGCAAGAAAGAATTACTGAGTTGACTATACAGAG GTGTAGAGTTCGtttaaacaatataatatTAGAAGGAACATTTGGGAGAGTCTACCAAGGCTCATACACCAATGAGGAAGGAGCAGAAGAGACTGTAATAATAAAGACTGTAGCAGACCATGCCAGCCAAGTGCAAATATCCCTACTTCTTCAAGAGGGCATGGCCATGTATTCCCTTAcccacaaaaatattttaagcattttaaGGGTGTCTATTGAAGACCACACAACCCCGTTTTTACTATTCCCTTttcataacaataaaaatttgaaaatatttttgcaaaaatgcaAGGTGTCTTCTGAAGGAGTTCATCACACTCTGACGACGCAAGAAGTAGTTCATATGGCCCTGCAAATTATCAAAGGAATGCAATATTTGCACAAAAAGCATTTGCTACATAAAGACTTGGCTGCCCGCAATTGTGT AGTTGATGATAAGTTGAACGTGCAAGTAGCAGATAACGCCCTATCCAGAGATCTTTTCCCTTCGGATTATCATTGCCTAGGAGACAACGAAAACAGACCAGTTAAATGGCTAGCCCTTGAAAGTCTGCTTCACAAAACTTTCACACCAGCTTCAGACGTTTGGTCTTTCGGGGTCTTACTGTGGGAGCTCACCACCTTAGCTCAACAACCTTACATTGAAATAGATCCTTTCGAAATGGCTGCTTATTTGAAGGATGGTTATAGGTTGGCGCAGCCTATTAATTGTCCCGATGAATT
- the ken gene encoding transcription factor Ken 1 isoform X2, translating into MYSGEQDSHGLLTLHYGKHHATIVDEIKTCFASENYADMTFICDDKTALSAHKIIMATASPLVRRILGESVHANGPCVVLLPGIKSCHLKHLLDFLYNGQACVKSSELESIQELFELLQIKSDVWQSSNSEEAKSQSDDGGSSWERDHDPSDAVQIKRETDDDEKEEGEIKDDDDDPAEESSSQDQNNGSPNPVNLSISTKNTDKDETMPELENNAERAEQNNSDSMKIGQTSVKIAPKVHELSQFHHHRMKRKTTYIEPIDLKHQEEYSQIKPPIADPKLISLVQSPDNYVVTPHRKRRPGFHNSPAQNPPFVPFSPSYIEDAGHHTPHRYKNLPPILAAHHPLSLSAPPFLVDRTHTPTPGTHPDTSSAPENVVVKYRPPSADQGLVSETYQSFEHTWGAWSLCQTQVNPPPSNDEPREPPPGYSSNPGGEDSAETSQQATGSKQALPAVQVREYRCEYCGKQFGMSWNLKTHLRVHTGEKPFACRLCVAMFKQKAHLLKHLCSVHRNVISSNDGNSGRFNCCFCPLSFESLPELIRHLSGPHNNLLLSKNMHELK; encoded by the exons ATGTACTCAGGAGAACAAGACTCTCACGGCCTACTAACCCTTCACTACGGCAAACACCATGCTACAATAGTAGACGAAATCAAAACTTGTTTTGCATCAGAGAACTACGCCGACATGACGTTCATTTGCGACGACAAAACCGCCCTCAGCGCCCATAAGATCATCATGGCAACGGCCAGCCCGCTGGTGCGCAGGATTCTTGGCGAGAGCGTACACGCCAACGGACCTTGCGTCGTTTTACTGCCGGGGATTAAGAGCTGCCATCTAAAACATCTGTTGGACTTTTTGTACAATGGACAAGCCTGTGTCAAG tCGAGTGAATTGGAAAGTATACAAGAACTCTTCGAGTTGCTCCAAATCAAGTCGGATGTCTGGCAGTCTTCAAATTCTGAAGAGGCCAAAAGTCAGTCCGACGATGGAGGGAGCAGCTGGGAACGCGACCACGACCCGTCCGACGCCGTCCAAATCAAACGAGAAACAGACGACGATGAAAAGGAAGAAGGTGAAATTAAGGACGACGATGACGACCCCGCGGAAGAATCGTCGTCTCAAGACCAGAACAATGGATCTCCCAACCCTGTGAACTTATCTATTAGTACTAAGAATACCGATAAGGATGAAACTATGCCAGAGCTGGAAAATAACGCTGAG AGGGCGGAACAGAATAACTCTGACTCTATGAAAATAGGTCAAACGTCGGTGAAGATAGCTCCGAAGGTGCATGAGCTGTCCCAGTTCCACCACCACCGCATGAAACGGAAAACCACATATATAGAGCCGATAGATTTGAAGCACCAGGAGGAGTATTCCCAAATCAAGCCGCCCATAGCCGACCCCAAGTTGATATCCCTAGTGCAGAGCCCAGATAATTACGTAGTGACTCCTCACAGGAAAAGACGTCCAGGTTTCCACAACTCACCTGCGCAAAATCCACCTTTCGTCCCCTTCTCTCCGTCATATATAGAAGATGCAGGTCATCACACTCCCCATAGGTACAAGAATCTTCCTCCGATTTTAGCGGCGCATCACCCGCTTTCACTGTCCGCTCCCCCGTTTCTAGTTGATCGAACGCACACTCCTACACCCGGAACTCATCCAGACACTTCTTCTGCCCCTGAAAATGTAGTGGTGAAATATAGACCTCCAAGTGCCGACCAAGGACTGGTGTCGGAAACGTATCAATCGTTCGAGCACACTTGGGGAGCTTGGAGTTTGTGTCAAACCCAAGTGAACCCTCCCCCTAGCAACGATGAGCCTCGTGAGCCTCCTCCCGGGTACTCCTCGAACCCTGGAGGAGAAGACTCTGCGGAGACCTCCCAGCAGGCCACTGGGAGCAAACAGGCTCTGCCTGCCGTCCAAGTGCGCGAATATAGGTGCGAATATTGCGGAAAACAGTTCGGTATGTCTTGGAACTTGAAAACTCATTTGCGTGTTCATACGGGAGAGAAACCGTTCGCTTGTAGACTTTGTGTGGCGATGTTCAAGCAAAAAGCTCATTTGCTAAAACACTTGTGTTCTGTGCATAGGAACGTCATATCTTCCAATGATGGCAACTCTGGACGATTTAATTGCTGTTTTTGTCCTTTGTCGTTCGAGTCTCTGCCCGAACTTATTAGACACTTATCTGGACCTCAcaataatttgcttttaagtaaaaacatgCACGAGCTTAAGTAG